Proteins encoded by one window of Lactobacillus sp. ESL0684:
- a CDS encoding magnesium transporter CorA family protein → MIKEQNFPIETRYRWYDINNLSEADSRKLQDEFNFTPDMISYISDRHERPHYDYDTHTKIHLLVYDVPIWPSKSIKHFTSHPITFLVSGENIFTFHTESTSYVFEEFNDRLMRNKLSRAEDVTELLMKFLLSAAQYFQRAITQLDVERNGLDQKLSDDIDNHDLVELSNIEKSLVYLSSSIQTDLMMLHSLKISELDFTKYARERLDDVLIESNQASEMVKISQQVTKTLSATSNNMMNNNLNDTMKFLTVWSLVLTIPTILTGFYGMNVSLPVDHSSTDWIVITIFAIILMAWLIFLMKRHHMF, encoded by the coding sequence ATGATTAAAGAACAAAATTTTCCCATCGAAACTAGATATAGATGGTATGATATCAACAACTTAAGTGAGGCAGATAGTCGAAAACTCCAGGATGAATTTAATTTTACCCCAGACATGATTTCTTATATTTCCGACCGACACGAGCGACCACACTATGATTATGATACTCACACTAAGATTCACTTGCTGGTTTATGATGTGCCGATTTGGCCCAGTAAAAGCATTAAACATTTTACTTCGCATCCAATTACTTTTCTGGTTTCGGGTGAAAACATTTTTACCTTCCATACAGAATCAACTAGCTATGTTTTTGAGGAATTTAATGATCGGTTAATGCGTAATAAGCTTTCCAGGGCAGAGGATGTTACCGAATTGTTAATGAAATTTTTGCTTTCAGCAGCACAATACTTTCAAAGAGCGATTACTCAATTAGATGTTGAACGTAATGGCTTAGATCAAAAATTATCAGACGATATTGACAATCATGACTTAGTTGAGTTATCCAACATTGAAAAAAGTTTGGTTTACCTTTCAAGTTCAATTCAGACTGACTTGATGATGTTGCACAGCTTGAAAATATCAGAATTGGATTTTACCAAATATGCTAGAGAACGCCTTGATGACGTTTTAATCGAATCAAATCAGGCTTCTGAAATGGTGAAAATTTCGCAGCAAGTGACTAAGACTTTGTCAGCGACTTCCAATAATATGATGAATAATAACCTGAATGATACGATGAAGTTCTTGACTGTGTGGTCATTGGTTTTAACAATTCCGACAATTTTAACGGGTTTTTATGGAATGAACGTTAGCTTGCCAGTCGATCACAGTTCAACAGATTGGATAGTGATTACCATATTCGCCATTATTTTAATGGCTTGGTTAATCTTCTTGATGAAGCGACACCATATGTTTTGA
- a CDS encoding serine hydrolase, producing the protein MKNKVIIGSLIATLFAFMLYTANIKQLGHASLQVIDHNRSSVVKRKNKKSKAEPKVAGMEYPSEVKVKKGSQADWAKKISQIMGKNDSYQVCLQDLNSPKFAQVANTSKLHQAKVSSRLFLLVTIYYQEQHGNLSGHSALKVKKADRVKGEKMLSAGIAYSVTYLKQAMLQGNQTATNVLMRKVGSKIAPVIKQMGATDTSIKHTTTQLSSQTTATDLARIMVDLYQDKTLDRQHANLALGSLNSTKHKPKLASGVNGTVYAIGDKKAAVILVQSGGHTYCLSVWSDSARKLTRLSKTVADFFN; encoded by the coding sequence ATGAAAAATAAGGTAATCATTGGTTCATTAATAGCGACGCTGTTTGCGTTTATGCTGTATACGGCTAACATTAAGCAGCTGGGTCATGCAAGTTTGCAAGTAATTGATCATAATCGAAGTAGTGTAGTTAAACGTAAAAATAAAAAGTCTAAGGCTGAACCTAAAGTAGCTGGGATGGAGTATCCAAGTGAAGTTAAAGTTAAAAAGGGTAGTCAGGCAGATTGGGCTAAAAAGATTAGTCAGATAATGGGCAAGAATGATAGTTATCAAGTTTGCCTGCAAGATTTGAATTCACCCAAATTTGCACAAGTTGCTAATACGTCTAAGCTACATCAAGCCAAGGTAAGCAGTCGGCTATTTTTATTAGTAACAATTTATTATCAAGAACAACATGGGAATCTTTCTGGGCATAGTGCACTTAAAGTTAAAAAAGCTGATCGCGTTAAGGGGGAAAAAATGCTTAGCGCAGGAATTGCTTATAGTGTTACTTATCTGAAGCAAGCGATGCTTCAAGGTAATCAAACTGCCACTAATGTTTTAATGCGTAAAGTTGGCTCTAAGATTGCGCCAGTAATTAAGCAGATGGGAGCAACTGATACGAGTATTAAGCACACCACAACACAACTTAGCTCTCAGACAACTGCAACGGATTTAGCTCGTATTATGGTTGATCTTTATCAAGATAAAACCCTTGACCGACAACATGCCAATTTGGCTCTAGGATCGCTTAATTCGACTAAGCATAAGCCTAAACTGGCTTCTGGAGTTAATGGCACGGTGTATGCAATTGGTGATAAGAAGGCGGCCGTAATTTTAGTACAAAGTGGTGGTCATACTTATTGTCTTAGTGTTTGGAGTGATAGCGCTCGCAAACTGACACGTTTGAGCAAGACCGTCGCTGACTTCTTTAATTAA
- a CDS encoding TetR/AcrR family transcriptional regulator, whose protein sequence is MVKKRDLNLDKLIAKATELINQHGLAALTLPSLAKELGVKSQSLYHYVSGRKQLLSLVGASRIKLLSQKLIENLLGFSGVEALLKFADIVRNFILTDQALLSILYHLNEYQQDDAINQEILKIIELAEKLNIRGDSKVSLHALIGAVLGYVFLDVSASFTKESAAEADRGYHELILQLVQSQA, encoded by the coding sequence TTGGTCAAAAAGCGGGACTTAAACTTAGACAAGTTGATTGCTAAAGCAACTGAACTGATTAATCAACACGGGTTAGCGGCGCTAACTTTGCCAAGTCTTGCTAAAGAGTTAGGAGTTAAGTCGCAGTCGTTGTATCATTATGTTTCGGGACGCAAGCAATTATTATCTTTGGTTGGTGCAAGTCGAATTAAGTTGTTGAGCCAAAAATTAATTGAAAACCTACTAGGTTTTTCTGGTGTTGAGGCACTGCTTAAATTTGCGGATATTGTGCGTAACTTTATCTTGACCGATCAAGCATTACTCAGTATCCTGTATCATTTAAATGAATATCAGCAAGACGACGCAATTAATCAAGAAATTCTTAAGATAATTGAGTTAGCTGAGAAGTTGAATATTCGTGGTGATAGTAAAGTTTCGCTCCACGCACTAATTGGTGCAGTTTTAGGCTATGTTTTTTTGGATGTGTCTGCATCTTTTACTAAGGAGAGCGCAGCCGAAGCTGATCGTGGTTATCATGAGTTAATTTTACAGTTAGTTCAATCGCAAGCATAA
- a CDS encoding MMPL family transporter, whose protein sequence is MQKLVKNHVFSLIAWILILVVSLIALPNITGLTRQHSGVSLPQDVQSEVAQSIQTDWGPKQKNTYQIAVVFNKQKGKLTQADKQAINHTVANLQEHQSEYGIKQVLAPDENIATKKRLQSKDNTTWVMQLNVAKKHAAINEVEEQLTNAVKTTGVSTYVTGADVLQNAFSDSIQEGIKKTELITVIFIFIVLVLVFKSPIVPLVSLLTVGVAFITSFSLVTNLVEHNNFPFSNFTQVFMIIVLFGIGTDYNILLFDKFKENLGKGQTRYQAMKDALKVAGKTILFSGSTILIGFAALGLAKFSIYQSAVGVAVGVAVLLLVLLTLNPFFMAVLGDKLFWPVKEIPKEHENKMWHGIAKSSLAHPIIYLLILAVVVTPFALLYSGHLNYDDTAEISNDNPAKAGMLVVKKHFPAGMAEPSTLYIKSNHRLDNEADLKIIDQLTRQLQASKGVAFATSVTQPYGENIQQLYVNNQLNTVNNGVDDARTGLGKVSKSSQKLATGANQLQTGTNQLQSGTSSLQAGATELQNSSQQLTSGLNQLNSQLTNSSQGSNTQAEVYRKSLSRNLSSVPGLTKQQKAAVMQAASAALNESMAGNANGSLQSSVGSLAAAANQVSSGAANLAGSVGQLNSSTGQLSTGAGQLATGVPKITTGVDEVNSGLGQGAAYLTGLASSSAADTFYIPQEYLKTDMFQNSIKVYLSPNKKSAMLMVVLNSDPSADRAVSRVQDLSLMAQKSLQGTRLDKATVAMGGESAKIADTKRIASDDFVKTAAIMLVGIGIALIFVTKSLLQPVYILGTLLLAYFCSLSITEWLVKAILGNNTLTWNTPFFSFIMLIALGVDYSIFLMTRYRSLDHGKLSERILKACGVIGTVVVSAAIILGGTFAALIPSGVPTLIEVALAVIIGLIILVFILPLILPAAIKLTYEPTFRKKSRKNK, encoded by the coding sequence TTGCAAAAACTAGTAAAGAATCATGTTTTTTCGCTAATTGCATGGATTTTGATTTTGGTGGTTTCGCTAATAGCCTTACCTAATATTACGGGGTTAACACGGCAACATTCTGGAGTTTCGTTACCCCAAGATGTTCAAAGTGAGGTAGCTCAATCAATTCAAACAGATTGGGGTCCAAAACAAAAAAACACCTACCAGATTGCTGTCGTATTTAATAAGCAAAAAGGTAAATTGACGCAAGCCGATAAGCAGGCGATCAATCATACTGTTGCTAATTTACAAGAACATCAGTCGGAGTATGGAATTAAGCAGGTGTTAGCACCTGATGAAAATATTGCTACCAAGAAACGATTACAATCTAAGGATAATACTACTTGGGTAATGCAACTTAATGTGGCTAAAAAGCATGCGGCAATTAATGAAGTCGAAGAGCAATTAACTAATGCTGTCAAAACTACTGGAGTTAGCACGTATGTCACTGGAGCGGACGTTTTACAGAATGCTTTTTCTGATTCAATTCAAGAAGGGATCAAAAAGACTGAGCTAATCACAGTAATTTTTATTTTTATTGTTTTGGTTTTAGTCTTTAAATCACCAATTGTACCGTTGGTTTCATTATTAACTGTTGGGGTAGCATTTATTACCTCGTTTTCTCTTGTAACTAACCTAGTTGAACACAATAATTTTCCATTTTCTAACTTTACCCAAGTCTTCATGATTATTGTCTTATTTGGGATAGGTACAGATTATAATATCTTGCTATTTGACAAATTTAAGGAAAATCTGGGTAAGGGTCAAACTCGTTATCAGGCAATGAAAGATGCACTCAAAGTTGCTGGGAAAACAATCCTATTTTCAGGTTCGACAATTTTAATTGGTTTTGCTGCTTTAGGATTAGCAAAATTTTCGATTTACCAATCAGCAGTAGGAGTGGCAGTGGGAGTAGCAGTATTGTTATTAGTATTGCTAACTTTGAATCCATTCTTCATGGCAGTTTTAGGTGACAAGCTGTTCTGGCCAGTTAAAGAAATTCCTAAAGAACATGAAAATAAGATGTGGCATGGAATTGCTAAAAGTTCTTTAGCGCATCCTATAATTTATTTGCTGATTTTGGCAGTAGTAGTGACACCTTTTGCTCTATTATATTCGGGTCATTTAAATTATGATGATACAGCTGAAATTAGTAATGATAATCCTGCTAAAGCAGGGATGTTAGTTGTTAAAAAGCATTTCCCAGCTGGAATGGCAGAGCCATCAACTTTATATATTAAGAGTAATCATCGTTTAGATAATGAAGCTGATTTAAAGATAATCGATCAGCTAACTAGACAATTGCAGGCTTCTAAAGGAGTGGCGTTTGCAACTTCAGTTACCCAACCTTATGGTGAAAACATTCAGCAATTGTATGTCAATAACCAATTAAATACAGTCAATAATGGTGTAGATGATGCTCGAACTGGTTTAGGTAAAGTAAGCAAGTCTAGTCAAAAGTTAGCCACTGGTGCTAATCAACTGCAGACTGGAACTAATCAACTGCAGAGTGGTACTAGTTCACTGCAAGCAGGTGCAACTGAATTGCAGAATAGCAGTCAGCAGCTTACAAGTGGACTGAACCAGCTTAATTCACAATTGACCAATAGCTCACAAGGCTCGAATACTCAAGCTGAGGTGTATCGTAAAAGTTTATCTAGAAACTTATCTAGTGTACCTGGCCTAACTAAGCAGCAGAAAGCAGCAGTTATGCAAGCTGCAAGTGCAGCTTTAAATGAATCGATGGCTGGTAATGCGAATGGATCGTTACAGTCAAGTGTCGGTAGTCTTGCTGCAGCGGCTAATCAGGTAAGTTCTGGAGCAGCTAATTTAGCAGGTAGTGTTGGTCAACTCAACTCTAGTACCGGACAATTAAGTACCGGGGCAGGACAATTGGCTACCGGTGTACCGAAAATTACTACTGGAGTTGATGAGGTCAATAGCGGATTAGGGCAAGGAGCAGCCTATTTAACTGGACTGGCTAGTTCTAGTGCGGCTGATACTTTTTACATTCCACAAGAATATCTCAAAACAGATATGTTCCAGAATTCGATCAAAGTATATCTTAGCCCTAATAAGAAGTCGGCAATGCTCATGGTAGTGCTTAATTCAGATCCAAGTGCTGATCGCGCGGTTAGCAGAGTACAAGACTTAAGCTTGATGGCGCAGAAATCCTTGCAAGGAACACGTCTTGATAAGGCGACAGTTGCCATGGGCGGTGAAAGTGCTAAAATTGCTGATACTAAGCGAATAGCCAGTGATGATTTCGTTAAGACTGCTGCAATTATGCTGGTGGGAATTGGTATTGCCTTAATTTTTGTTACTAAATCATTATTGCAGCCAGTATATATTTTAGGAACATTATTATTAGCTTACTTCTGTTCATTATCAATTACAGAATGGCTGGTTAAAGCAATTTTAGGCAATAATACCTTAACTTGGAATACACCGTTTTTCAGCTTTATTATGCTGATTGCCTTAGGTGTTGATTACAGTATCTTTTTAATGACACGATATCGCAGTCTAGATCATGGCAAATTAAGCGAACGTATCTTAAAGGCTTGCGGAGTGATTGGGACTGTTGTGGTTTCTGCAGCAATTATTTTGGGTGGAACCTTTGCGGCACTAATTCCTTCAGGTGTACCAACATTAATCGAAGTTGCGTTAGCAGTAATCATTGGCTTGATTATCTTAGTCTTTATCTTACCGTTAATTTTGCCAGCGGCTATTAAGCTGACGTATGAACCAACTTTTAGAAAAAAGAGTCGAAAAAATAAATAA
- a CDS encoding zinc ribbon domain-containing protein: MTTCPNCGRQITDDVEICPNCHFNVQKYRDTFFSDQYEQEKYEDEHAGAKIASRKIYRQEFYPEKQNSTVKKMLLWIHKNSMIVFLVGIMLLIVMSFSRGLGWLCFCLLLLALFWVCARQDRIERYTVDERLTQKANQLGSNFFNKIEDGRQKRHPKSEQSDSDIVKQPVNYVQLSIILTALISLVVLFTSGSVDKVSLTKVFMGLVGRMFENSTTVYIGIQLCLIWVLLIIFPLIIMRNTLRNTKKAQWLAFALSLIESVFLLYLLFRLSTDARANVGLLNHVTSQLIVYVVSFRTSIYFLIFASVMTTGLTCYNLIKKRQ; this comes from the coding sequence ATGACTACTTGTCCCAATTGTGGTAGGCAAATCACAGATGATGTTGAAATTTGTCCTAATTGTCATTTTAATGTGCAAAAATATCGTGATACATTTTTCTCAGATCAATATGAACAGGAAAAATATGAAGATGAGCATGCAGGAGCGAAAATTGCTAGTCGGAAGATTTATCGGCAAGAATTCTACCCTGAAAAACAAAACTCAACTGTAAAGAAGATGCTTCTTTGGATTCATAAAAATAGTATGATTGTATTCTTAGTTGGAATAATGTTGTTGATTGTCATGAGCTTTTCTCGTGGTCTTGGCTGGCTGTGTTTTTGTTTGCTGCTGCTTGCACTATTCTGGGTTTGTGCTAGACAAGATCGAATTGAACGTTATACAGTTGATGAGCGGTTAACGCAGAAAGCCAATCAACTTGGTTCGAATTTTTTTAATAAAATTGAGGATGGTAGACAAAAGCGTCACCCTAAATCGGAACAATCTGATTCAGATATAGTTAAACAACCGGTCAATTATGTTCAGCTTTCAATTATTTTAACGGCATTGATTAGTTTAGTAGTTCTATTCACGTCAGGTTCAGTGGATAAAGTTTCGTTGACGAAAGTCTTTATGGGACTAGTAGGTCGAATGTTTGAAAATAGTACAACGGTTTATATTGGGATCCAGTTGTGTTTAATCTGGGTTTTGTTAATTATTTTTCCTTTGATAATTATGCGTAATACGCTAAGAAATACGAAAAAAGCTCAATGGTTAGCATTTGCGCTTTCATTAATTGAATCTGTATTTTTGCTTTATTTGCTTTTCCGCTTATCAACTGATGCTAGAGCTAATGTTGGGTTGCTTAATCACGTTACAAGTCAGCTGATTGTTTATGTAGTGTCATTTAGAACTTCGATCTATTTCTTAATATTTGCTAGTGTAATGACGACCGGACTTACTTGCTATAATTTAATTAAAAAGCGACAATAA
- a CDS encoding NAD-dependent succinate-semialdehyde dehydrogenase: MAKYQSINPYTNETFANYSYSTNSQIDEAINLANALYHKWQHEQPQSRVEILHQIAKTLHEHESELAEIMTREMGKLIGEAKGEVELCVQICEYYANNGLKMLKPQKIDSALGNAYYLKQATGVIIACEPWNFPLYQVIRVFAPNFIVGNPVLLKHAHNVPGSAALTAKLIKQAGAPEGSLINLYPNYDQLDDIIADPRVQGVALTGSERGGASVAENAGKNLKKSTMELGGNDPFIVLADADKQVLQTTLHAARTYNAGQVCTSSKRIITVKSRYEEVLHELKSAFANLKTGDPLDPETTLAPLNSQDAKEKLTKQVERAVAAGAKVFYQYPEIDSDGAFFRPIILTDIDQNNPIFDEELFGPVAMVYQVEDEDEAIALANNSSYGLGSSIISSDIAHAQELAAQIETGMTVINGTWISSGELPFGGVKKSGYGRELSELGMMAFVNEHLVIDLKQ, encoded by the coding sequence ATGGCAAAATATCAATCAATTAATCCGTACACTAATGAAACTTTTGCAAACTATTCATATTCAACCAATAGCCAAATTGACGAAGCAATCAATTTGGCAAATGCACTGTACCATAAGTGGCAGCACGAACAACCCCAGAGTCGGGTTGAGATTTTACACCAAATCGCTAAGACCTTGCATGAACATGAATCCGAGCTAGCCGAAATAATGACCCGTGAAATGGGCAAACTAATCGGTGAAGCTAAGGGTGAGGTTGAACTCTGTGTTCAAATCTGTGAATACTATGCTAATAATGGGTTAAAAATGTTAAAGCCGCAAAAAATCGATTCTGCCTTGGGTAATGCTTATTATCTCAAGCAAGCAACTGGCGTAATTATCGCTTGTGAGCCATGGAATTTTCCTCTTTATCAAGTGATTAGAGTCTTTGCTCCTAACTTCATCGTGGGCAATCCAGTATTACTCAAGCACGCTCACAACGTACCAGGTTCAGCAGCTTTAACCGCCAAACTTATTAAGCAAGCTGGAGCTCCTGAAGGGAGTCTAATCAACCTTTATCCAAATTATGACCAATTAGACGATATTATCGCCGATCCACGCGTTCAAGGAGTGGCTTTGACTGGCTCTGAGCGTGGCGGGGCTTCCGTTGCTGAAAATGCCGGTAAAAATCTGAAAAAGTCAACTATGGAATTAGGTGGCAATGATCCATTTATCGTTTTGGCAGATGCTGACAAGCAAGTTTTACAAACAACCTTGCATGCAGCAAGAACTTACAATGCAGGACAAGTATGTACTTCTTCTAAACGAATTATTACCGTTAAATCTCGCTACGAAGAAGTCTTACATGAGCTTAAATCCGCATTTGCTAATCTAAAAACTGGCGATCCGCTCGATCCAGAAACTACTTTAGCACCGCTTAACTCACAAGATGCTAAAGAAAAATTAACTAAACAAGTTGAGCGAGCAGTTGCAGCTGGTGCCAAAGTGTTCTATCAATATCCTGAAATTGATAGTGATGGTGCTTTCTTTAGGCCGATTATTCTAACTGACATTGACCAAAATAATCCAATTTTTGATGAAGAATTATTCGGTCCTGTCGCTATGGTCTACCAAGTTGAAGATGAGGACGAAGCAATTGCCTTAGCAAATAACTCTAGCTATGGGTTAGGCTCATCAATTATCAGTAGCGATATCGCACACGCTCAAGAATTAGCTGCACAAATCGAGACTGGAATGACCGTGATTAATGGCACCTGGATTTCCTCTGGTGAATTGCCATTTGGTGGTGTTAAAAAGTCAGGTTATGGTCGCGAACTAAGTGAATTGGGAATGATGGCTTTTGTTAATGAACACTTAGTCATCGACTTAAAGCAGTAA
- a CDS encoding alpha/beta hydrolase, which produces MIKVENNVVYDEANQLTCDIYSPSDTTIAHKALIFWHGGGWIRGDKQDVKNLTTAIVAQGFTTFVPNYRLAPKNTFPAAHHDAINFANWLLKSKYISQETLSIAQIGASSGGTLALQLAGMFGFPTVTWSAPVNFSDWLKNHNSTKPALDAKNELGLTDQSEINNCFYKYFTLTYAGSNDWQKLTKLDAKSYNYQNLADLLMFNSAAELTPLTDVLDFIDSLASQNHGVTLQIIPGDKHAMAYASQYLSASLSYLTHSLQKLNN; this is translated from the coding sequence ATGATCAAAGTTGAAAATAATGTTGTTTATGATGAAGCAAACCAGTTAACGTGTGATATTTACAGCCCTAGTGACACAACTATTGCCCATAAAGCCCTGATCTTTTGGCATGGTGGCGGTTGGATTCGCGGGGATAAACAAGACGTTAAAAACTTAACTACTGCCATAGTTGCACAAGGCTTTACCACCTTTGTCCCTAATTATCGACTCGCACCTAAAAACACTTTTCCAGCTGCTCACCACGATGCCATTAATTTTGCTAACTGGCTGCTAAAATCAAAATATATTAGTCAAGAAACCCTGAGCATTGCTCAAATAGGTGCCAGTAGCGGTGGCACCTTAGCCTTGCAACTTGCTGGTATGTTCGGTTTTCCAACCGTAACTTGGTCAGCACCAGTTAACTTTTCAGATTGGCTAAAAAATCACAATAGTACAAAACCAGCACTTGACGCCAAGAATGAACTCGGTTTAACTGACCAGTCAGAAATTAATAATTGCTTCTATAAATATTTCACCTTAACTTATGCCGGCAGCAATGATTGGCAAAAGCTCACTAAGCTAGACGCTAAGTCCTATAATTATCAAAACTTAGCTGACCTACTAATGTTTAACTCAGCTGCCGAATTAACCCCACTTACAGACGTACTTGACTTTATTGATAGTCTAGCTAGCCAAAATCATGGCGTAACCTTACAAATAATTCCCGGAGATAAACACGCTATGGCCTATGCAAGTCAATACCTGAGTGCTTCCCTATCATACTTAACTCACAGCCTACAAAAACTTAATAATTAG
- a CDS encoding cytidine deaminase, with translation MDIWQKLYQAAKVEYHPQDVTPFIYAHNVVSALEAADGQIFVGFCVESCSGVLDLCAERVAALNMYVNSGQTQIKRIIAFRDQAPSGSGSGMPCGACREYLMQLDERNRNLEFMVDYQKRQTITLNELMPNWWGNERYQSAKQK, from the coding sequence ATGGATATTTGGCAAAAATTATATCAAGCAGCCAAAGTTGAATACCACCCGCAAGACGTTACTCCCTTTATTTATGCACATAATGTCGTCAGTGCGCTTGAAGCTGCAGACGGTCAAATTTTTGTTGGTTTTTGTGTAGAAAGCTGCAGTGGTGTACTTGATCTTTGCGCTGAGCGAGTTGCCGCATTAAATATGTATGTTAACAGCGGACAAACTCAAATTAAACGAATCATTGCCTTTCGCGATCAAGCTCCTTCGGGCAGTGGGTCTGGCATGCCTTGTGGAGCGTGCCGCGAATATTTAATGCAATTGGATGAACGAAATCGCAATTTAGAATTTATGGTCGACTACCAAAAACGCCAAACAATCACCCTTAATGAACTAATGCCTAATTGGTGGGGCAATGAACGATACCAGTCTGCTAAACAAAAATAG
- a CDS encoding TVP38/TMEM64 family protein, producing the protein MQLSPKASRRLINILTIVSGIIIVLLCIYWYKLGIFTNQAKMRAYLADKRIIGPVIFVLIQIVQVVFPIIPGGVSLLGGVVFFGPIAGFIYNYIGVCIGSIIDFFLARYYGRPFILHIVSEKTLEKYMKWTKDQHKFNWFFGICIVAPMAPDDVLCLLAGLTEMKFSTYFWIIILGKPWTIAAYSFALMFGMDWLLKLVGK; encoded by the coding sequence ATGCAGCTGTCACCTAAAGCCAGTCGCCGTTTGATTAACATCTTAACTATTGTTAGCGGAATCATTATTGTTCTTTTATGCATTTACTGGTATAAGCTAGGAATTTTTACTAATCAAGCAAAGATGCGTGCATATTTAGCAGATAAAAGGATTATTGGTCCTGTAATTTTTGTGTTAATTCAAATTGTTCAAGTAGTGTTTCCGATTATTCCTGGAGGTGTTTCCCTACTTGGAGGAGTTGTGTTTTTTGGACCAATTGCGGGATTTATTTATAACTACATTGGCGTTTGCATTGGCTCAATTATTGATTTCTTTTTGGCGCGTTATTATGGTCGACCATTTATTTTGCATATTGTTTCTGAAAAGACCCTTGAAAAATACATGAAATGGACTAAAGACCAGCATAAATTTAACTGGTTCTTCGGTATTTGTATTGTAGCGCCGATGGCACCAGATGATGTTTTATGTTTACTAGCCGGATTAACCGAGATGAAATTTTCAACGTACTTTTGGATTATTATTTTGGGTAAACCGTGGACGATTGCGGCATATAGCTTTGCCTTAATGTTTGGCATGGACTGGCTGCTAAAGTTAGTAGGCAAGTGA
- a CDS encoding GNAT family N-acetyltransferase, with protein MADICLRQFADTDAATLLKWGQDDHYRKTAGFAHYASLFEAKTAIKQYQQRDNSYAVCLQTDDQLIGIVELYSRGESGDLAKTKEVGFLLDRDYEGHGYMTQALRVLFNYFFKELAQTQIWAGTFNSNLRAQKLLKKLGFKYIYAASQPTDKNYFTNQVKYYLLERAQWLKISKNTES; from the coding sequence ATGGCAGACATATGTTTGCGGCAATTTGCTGATACGGATGCAGCAACTCTGCTTAAGTGGGGGCAAGATGATCATTATCGCAAGACAGCAGGTTTTGCTCACTATGCCAGTTTGTTTGAAGCCAAAACTGCGATTAAGCAGTATCAACAGCGAGATAATAGTTATGCGGTATGTTTGCAGACAGATGATCAGTTGATTGGAATAGTTGAGTTGTATTCACGCGGTGAATCTGGTGATTTGGCTAAGACTAAAGAAGTTGGCTTTTTATTAGATAGAGATTACGAAGGGCATGGTTATATGACTCAGGCTCTGCGGGTATTATTTAATTATTTTTTTAAAGAGTTAGCTCAAACTCAAATCTGGGCTGGTACGTTTAACAGCAACTTACGTGCGCAAAAGTTGCTAAAAAAGTTAGGCTTTAAGTATATTTATGCTGCCAGTCAGCCAACTGATAAAAATTATTTTACTAATCAAGTGAAATATTATTTGCTTGAAAGAGCGCAATGGCTTAAAATAAGTAAAAACACGGAGTCCTAA